A window of Argopecten irradians isolate NY chromosome 1, Ai_NY, whole genome shotgun sequence contains these coding sequences:
- the LOC138318197 gene encoding uncharacterized protein: MTDFQDLDILSLINDRPGWEIGMEDEDDLDIADEHGANQLPNCFASDGNLQNQPFANSTIDSCNNSTQQDNGDVTDEYGDNSDRSDENNDSEGDSNKISSDEEDANDDNSDNDSIKNNSMEEVANDDDEIDDDEEEDDKASRYSSDEEIEKSDNDRSNNEIDSDEEGGEEVDNDNDIRSNSENEDADDCDTEVENDVKNEKRNDMAEEEEEEEEEDTYDENSVTSLHDKAETQEQQGGNDFLSDVSDTDLAIDGSDKEADKENEEENKLYDSNDVIVLKLSDISEDESEKNHFTDNESDTEEQSDTGAGNAIEDISDDEMTEDHLPHQQEDNLDDGDASSNGENISVHDDDQVNNKGDDNSVGDIDEKEDDEEHQNKGVESDALSDLSMDVTTHDNEVEEGICTDDENSSLADEHDGDGDIEWSDADENENTNNFIKDLVDKLGESDQECPRGPREENDCSGKEKHTIDDTLTSATLTDQSDNKTENDDTVEASDSPFGFVIGDVVGVTQEEFDRQDSNVSLGTSLQQQSQENANENDVSNTQKIEGQETSMEVEMTTPSVYPRIESYHSENYYFGNAQIKQEPMDDDDYIQEHDYFDHSSTLDTAEADSTEIGLDADELLSYQDMYDITELGLYKCKYCSARLTTFKAVKAHINKCHQNGYKCQQCGEVFSRSQDLAGHCRSHRKEERELKEALGKQGEATACKQSRYRPKNKNTFVEKDGQRLYKCRFCEKKFDMTQKLANHMQWKHKAERALEMKLEKKTDEKIPVTVSLCGAKMTIKIDNDDKSIIHRKTPVYQNTYQCMHCSEVFTKQQTMAVHVRNRHPRHDKDDKPKVSEKSPSRMKKKTKKKNKRKRQLSEKKTKEERMDKDTCTVPEEVVSPPKKIKLEYTVQRPSLKCKLCSKTFELHNELKSHLNGVHAQYCCRYCPKAFYKLEKFMCHSFEHLGDLRCYVDEAGQAMMKCRKCKISLLAKGDVTIKHVYSHIKGKTPLGQTLSLEKQIFLECNTCGQPFISREYLLKHEMKHVISLAKEAKSKPETQPVADSDARASSKSNQCSSEVVVNAKPNSPEAVVTVKNVSPEAVVNGKHSRPDPVVKEKNNAISTSKTTHKNIEMVAHPIVREASKPCGSNGGSKIDENKKVLLRSNPVSSEMISVAKIPFKCGMCEARFPNSQYLLHHMTLHMNGQYVFKIEVDKKKDEIPSGTESSEPSDIANVKTTAAPTQKPTSGSEMASSIVKQLSSGSNMGSIINNNIPLDNGAVVNSANSNTDHTYTSKSKQPNASSEEKQPCTSKPSTCAVGSTSSIAPPVKKKYIILPTRPVFNIPGSTKSATSLSSSTKPALIIPNSKNSIVSIANAKQCTRITPTTTKKLQEMLNKKEQMPTRIEQKPTKNENIPAKNEQIPANNQQVPIRKEQVSTKSVLPNLEVLKLPAVGSMSPKQRNEESASDPTAAYKAVVESKIRELLELNKCTFKAGPSSVGVQTRYTSLISKKTPVEPKSTESTVSTEASSTQYQEEPRNDETTTNETTASELCSGDDSMDIHNVPSSSSTQLVSNEYSDTETLSAYSGSPAGTPGSQSPVVGVSSDSDSYDLSEDEKALFEETTTSVTIPLPSEELKQETQNESKAIKKEFNPPTSKVSIRNYKNQLDFAQGSWFECELCMYLCRTYKEFTSHMDSHKKSKRMRLVKCSVCRRKFISKWHLTKHMENHRDNAYSCSKCGANFVTAVEVMEHMQIPCSRFHAS; this comes from the coding sequence ATGACTGACTTCCAGGACTTAGACATACTGTCCCTCATCAATGATCGTCCAGGATGGGAAATTGGTATGGAAGATGAGGACGATTTGGATATTGCTGATGAACATGGTGCAAATCAACTTCCTAACTGTTTTGCAAGTGATGGAAACCTTCAGAACCAACCATTTGCTAATTCAACAATTGACAGTTGCAACAACAGTACACAACAAGATAATGGGGATGTAACTGATGAGTACGGCGATAACAGTGATAGAAGCGATGAAAACAATGATAGTGAAGGTGACAGTAATAAAATAAGTTCTGATGAGGAAGACGCAAATGATGACAATAGTGACAATGAcagtattaaaaataattcaatggaGGAAGTGgcaaatgatgatgatgaaattgatgatgatgaggaggaggatGATAAAGCTAGCCGCTATAGCTCTGATGAAGAAATAGAGAAATCAGATAATGACAGAAGCAATAATGAAATAGATTCTGATGAAGAAGGTGGTGAAGAAGTtgacaatgataatgatattaGATCTAATTCTGAGAATGAAGATGCTGATGATTGTGACACTGAGGTTGAGAATGATGTAAAAAACGAGAAAAGAAATGACATGgcagaagaagaagaagaggaggaggaggaagataCTTATGATGAAAATTCTGTCACTAGTTTACATGATAAAGCAGAAACTCAGGAACAGCAGGGTGGGAACGATTTTTTGAGTGATGTTAGTGACACTGATTTAGCTATAGATGGCAGTGATAAAGAGGCAGACAAAGAGAACGAAGAAGAAAATAAATTGTATGATTCCAATGATGTTATTGTCTTAAAACTGAGCGATATTAGTGAAGACGAAAGTGAGAAAAATCATTTTACTGATAATGAAAGTGATACGGAAGAACAAAGTGATACCGGAGCAGGCAATGCTATTGAAGACATTAGTGATGACGAAATGACAGAAGATCATCTACCTCATCAGCAAGAAGACAATTTAGATGACGGCGATGCAAGTAGCAATGGCGAGAATATCAGTGTCCATGATGATGACCAGGTCAACAACAAAGGTGATGATAATAGCGTTGGTGACATAGATGAAAAAGAGGATGATGAAGAACATCAGAATAAAGGAGTTGAGAGTGATGCCTTAAGCGATTTGAGCATGGATGTCACTACACATGACAATGAAGTGGAAGAGGGAATATGCACTGACGACGAAAACTCTAGCTTGGCCGATGAGCACGATGGCGACGGTGATATAGAATGGAGTGATGcggatgaaaatgaaaatacaaataacttCATAAAGGATTTAGTTGATAAACTAGGAGAAAGTGATCAAGAATGTCCAAGGGGCCCACGTGAAGAAAATGACTGTTCTGGAAAAGAAAAGCATACGATAGACGATACTCTGACCAGCGCCACTCTAACTGATCAAAGCgacaacaaaacagaaaatgatGATACTGTAGAAGCATCAGATTCACCGTTTGGGTTTGTGATTGGCGATGTCGTCGGTGTGACACAAGAAGAATTTGACAGGCAAGATTCCAATGTGTCTTTGGGGACCTCGTTACAGCAGCAAAGCCAAGAAAACGCCAATGAGAATGATGTGAGTAACACCCAGAAAATAGAGGGGCAGGAAACAAGCATGGAGGTAGAAATGACAACACCAAGCGTATATCCTAGAATAGAATCTTATCACAGCGAGAACTACTATTTCGGCAATGCACAGATCAAACAGGAACCAATGGACGACGATGACTACATACAAGAGCATGACTATTTTGATCATAGCAGCACATTAGACACGGCAGAGGCTGATTCGACAGAAATTGGGTTGGATGCAGATGAACTATTAAGTTATCAGGATATGTATGATATAACGGAACTTGGTCTGTACAAATGTAAATACTGCTCAGCCAGATTGACCACGTTCAAGGCAGTCAAAGCACACATCAATAAATGTCACCAGAATGGTTACAAGTGTCAGCAATGTGGTGAAGTCTTTTCAAGATCACAGGATTTGGCAGGGCATTGCCGAAGTCATCGGAAAGAGGAAAGGGAATTAAAAGAAGCATTGGGTAAACAAGGAGAAGCTACTGCATGCAAACAATCGCGATACAGgcccaaaaataaaaacactttcgTTGAGAAGGACGGTCAACGTTTGTACAAATGCAGGTTTTGCGAAAAGAAGTTTGATATGACCCAAAAACTAGCCAATCATATGCAGTGGAAACACAAAGCAGAAAGAGCACTTGAAATGAAGCTTGAAAAAAAGACAGATGAGAAAATTCCAGTTACAGTTTCGCTTTGTGGAGCAAAAATGACCATAAAAATAGACAATGACGATAAGAGTATTATACATCGAAAGACGCCGGTTTACCAGAATACGTATCAGTGTATGCATTGTTCTGAAGTTTTCACAAAACAACAGACAATGGCTGTTCATGTGAGAAATCGTCACCCTCGACATGACAAAGATGACAAACCGAAAGTCAGTGAAAAATCACCATCTcgtatgaagaaaaaaaccaagaaGAAAAATAAGCGGAAACGACAATTAAGCGAAAAGAAAACCAAGGAAGAGCGCATGGATAAAGATACTTGTACTGTACCTGAGGAAGTTGTCTCGCCCCCTAAGAAAATAAAACTTGAGTATACGGTGCAGCGACCATCTTTGAAATGTAAACTTTGCTCAAAGACATTTGAATTACACAATGAATTGAAATCACATTTAAATGGCGTCCATGCACAATACTGCTGTAGGTATTGTCCAAAAGCTTTTTATAAACTTGAAAAGTTTAtgtgtcattcatttgaacacctCGGCGATCTTCGATGTTACGTTGATGAGGCTGGACAAGCAATGATGAAATGCAGGAAATGCAAGATATCGCTTCTGGCAAAAGGTGAtgtaacaataaaacatgtctATTCTCACATCAAAGGCAAAACGCCGTTAGGGCAGACGTTAAGTCTTGAGAAACAGATCTTTCTGGAATGCAATACTTGTGGTCAACCTTTCATTTCCAGAGAGTATTTGTTAAAACACGAAATGAAACACGTAATATCGTTAGCAAAAGAAGCTAAATCGAAGCCCGAAACGCAACCTGTTGCAGATAGTGACGCTCGAGCGTCATCGAAGTCGAATCAGTGTAGTTCAGAAGTGGTTGTGAATGCAAAGCCCAATAGTCCTGAAGCAGTTGTGACTGTAAAAAACGTTAGTCCAGAAGCAGTCGTGAATGGAAAACACAGTAGACCAGACCCAGTCgtcaaagaaaaaaacaatgcTATATCTACATCTAAAACGACacataaaaatatagaaatggtCGCTCATCCAATCGTACGCGAGGCATCAAAACCCTGCGGAAGTAACGGAGGTTCAAAAATTGACGAGAACAAAAAAGTACTACTCCGTAGCAATCCTGTAAGTTCAGAAATGATATCGGTGGCTAAAATACCGTTCAAATGTGGAATGTGTGAAGCTCGGTTCCCAAACTCTCAATATCTTTTGCATCACATGACTCTTCACATGAACGGCCAGTACGTGTTCAAAATTGAAGTTGACAAGAAGAAAGATGAAATTCCAAGTGGTACCGAAAGTTCAGAACCTTCGGACATTGCAAACGTTAAAACAACAGCGGCACCCACCCAAAAACCTACTAGCGGTAGTGAAATGGCGTCTTCAATTGTGAAACAGCTTTCTAGTGGATCCAACATGGGGTCTatcattaataataatattccaTTGGATAATGGTGCTGTCGTAAACTCCGCTAACTCTAATACAGACCATACGTATACCTCAAAGAGTAAGCAGCCAAATGCAAGCTCTGAAGAGAAGCAACCCTGTACCAGTAAGCCATCCACATGCGCAGTAGGTAGTACATCGTCTATCGCACCACCTGTCAAGAAGAAATACATCATTCTTCCTACAAGGCCGGTATTTAATATCCCTGGTTCGACCAAATCTGCTACAAGTCTCTCCAGTTCGACAAAACCTGCCTTGATTATCCCAAATTCGAAGAATTCGATTGTAAGTATCGCCAATGCTAAACAATGCACAAGAATCACACCTACTACAACAAAGAAGCTACAAGAAATGCTCAACAAAAAGGAACAGATGCCGACCAGAATTGAGCAAAAACCgactaaaaatgaaaatataccaGCCAAAAATGAACAGATTCCAGCAAACAATCAGCAGGTGCCGATTAGAAAAGAACAGGTGTCGACTAAATCTGTCTTGCCTAATTTGGAAGTGTTAAAACTACCAGCTGTAGGTAGCATGTCACCGAAACAACGAAATGAAGAGTCGGCATCGGATCCTACTGCTGCATATAAAGCAGTAGTAGAAAGCAAGATTCGCGAACTGCTCGAACTCAACAAGTGCACTTTTAAAGCGGGTCCTAGCAGTGTTGGTGTACAAACACGATATACGTCCCTGATTTCTAAGAAAACACCCGTAGAACCGAAAAGCACGGAATCAACTGTGTCCACAGAGGCTTCATCAACGCAGTATCAAGAGGAACCTCGAAACGATGAGACGACTACTAATGAAACGACAGCAAGCGAACTTTGTTCTGGCGATGATAGCATGGATATTCACAATGTGCCCAGTTCGTCTTCAACACAGTTAGTGAGCAACGAATACAGTGACACGGAGACGCTGAGCGCCTACTCTGGATCTCCTGCAGGTACGCCTGGGTCACAATCACCGGTGGTCGGCGTGAGTTCCGATTCCGACTCGTACGATCTAAGTGAGGATGAGAAAGCGTTGTTCGAGGAGACCACAACATCTGTGACTATACCTCTACCGTCAGAGGAATTAAAACAGGAAACGCAGAACGAATCAAAAGCTATAAAGAAAGAGTTCAATCCGCCAACGTCTAAAGTTTCTATCAGGAACTACAAGAACCAACTGGACTTTGCCCAGGGAAGTTGGTTTGAATGTGaattgtgtatgtatttgtgtaGGACATACAAGGAGTTCACTTCTCATATGGATAGCCATAAGAAATCGAAGAGGATGCGACTGGTGAAATGTTCTGTGTGTCGTAGGAAATTTATATCTAAATGGCATCTGACTAAACATATGGAAAATCACAGAGACAATGCGTATTCGTGTTCAAAGTGTGGTGCAAATTTCGTGACAGCCGTGGAAGTAATGGAGCACATGCAGATTCCATGTTCCAGATTCCATGCGTCATAG